The Lepus europaeus isolate LE1 chromosome 5, mLepTim1.pri, whole genome shotgun sequence genome includes the window actttagcagggagctggatcggaagtggaacagccgggacctgaaccggtgcccacgtgggatggtGGTGCTACACGCAGCAGCCtaacctgtgatgccagtgtcgGCCCCTTCCCATTTGATTTAAAAGGCAACTTGTTTAAGCAATTACGGGTCTGTGTTGATGGGCACACAAAGATTTTGAAGTCATTTACATGCCAATGGCTGCACaagtgagggagagggaatggAGTTCCATGTAGGAGCCAAGCTTTGATGTCCTATTGAAATTAAGCTGATATAATCAGAACTAGAGTAATATAAATTGTAAGAACTCTCATGGtaatcacaaatttaaaaatgcatataggggctggtgctgtggtgtagcgggtaaagccgctgcctgcagtaccggcatcccatatgggcaccagttttgagtcctggctgctccacttcccatccagctctctgctacggccttggaccactgaacccacgtgggagacccaggagaagcttctggctcctggcttcggattggcacagctctgaccgttgcagccaattagggagtgaaccagcagatggaagccctctctctctctctgcctctccttctctgtgtaactctttcaaataaataaataaatctttttaaaaaaaaatgcatacagGAAACAGAACTTAAAATGGCACAGCAGGAAAAATCTGATTCCACAGGCCGAGCATCCAACGTGACTAAGGCAGACACTGTGCCCGTTGTGTCTAGACCCGCGACACCCAGTGCGCGAGAGGACCAAACCTGATGGCCGTGCCCGCTGCTGGGCTGTGATACATTGTGGcagattccccaggaggaagccCTGGGAGGATTGTTGAGGAGGTCCTAGAAGCCCTTGGGAGGTTATGTTGAGGCCTGGAGGCTCAGAATCACAGGAGGGGGCATCCAAAGCAAAGGGCAGAGCAAGCCGAGGACTGCAGGGCCAGGAGCTCGTGGCCTGGGCACTGAGGGCAGCTGTCAGGGGCAGGGCAAAGCAGCAGTCTCTTGGCCTCGAGGCTGGGAAAATTTGGGCACAAGTGTCCGTGAGGGATTCGAAGTCAGGGAGGAACGTGACACAGTGTACGTTCCAAGCATGGTGGCTTGGGCTGCAGTGCAATGGTTTGGAGGGTGAGCTActgcaggagacagagggaggacaAATCCGGCTCGGGACTTGTTGATGGAATGGATGGGGGATGATAAGAGACAGACTGTGTCCAGAAAGACTCCCCGATTTCTAGCGTTAGTATCTTATGGGTAATGGCATGCCTTCCTAAGAGTTCATGCGAGGACCAGGTTTTGCAGAAAAACGACTCAAATGTGGATACAATGGACCTGACATGCTGAGATGGGGTCGGATGCCGCCGCAGAGGTcagtgtgggagacagatggTGCGCGCTCTTCAGGCACGAGTCAAACCAGGGAAGGATAGTCGCTCAGAAAAAGGGCCTGAGACAAGGTTCAGTAGAGACAGCCAAGGAGACCAGTGAACTGGGAGGAGGACCAGGGGATGGTGGATTCTGAAACAAACGCGGGACGCTAGCCAGGTCATGGAAGACGCCAGAAAGTGGTTACTGGACTTGGTGACAAGAGGCTGACATTAATTTCTCttggtccactggttcactccctagatgcccacaacgtccagagcaggccaaagccagaagctgggaactgcAACACAGGTACTTACTGCCCCCCAGGGTCCACGGGAGGCTGGAGTTAGGCGCCAGAGCCGAGaactgaactccaatatgggatgcaggtgtcttaaccactgggctacaATGTCATGTTGTAATTCATAATCAAAACTTACTTTTGAGAAGCAAAACCATCTTGAGTATGCATCTAGTTTCCTGCTTGCACCGAGACTATGCACATTCCAGTGCATCTAAGGCTAAATGTACCACCGGGAAAATCTTCTATTTTCTGAGCATCTCATCACTGATTCTAAAATTCCTGTTTCAGAAatgtttaaatgtaaaaaaaaaaaaaaaaaaaaaaaagtctttagcgATGAGATGCAGTATTTAAAGGACAAAAAATCTAGGTCAAACCTGGTAGCTACAGGAATTCCTTTAGAAGCTCAGGCATGTTAGCTCACAGGGCGCAGGATGAATTTAGCTACTGCTTTTAGCTGTCTGACCTAAAATAAGTCACCCAACGCACCTGTGTAATAAGTAGGCGCCACAGTATTTCCAGGCAAACCAGCATCACATCACAGGCAGTACCGACCCCCTGCCATCACCAGCTGTGGTCATGAACCTGTCACTGACAGCCCCACACCCACCAAGTTGGTTAGGACATGCCCCACATACTCAACCTGACGAGAACGAATTGTCTTGGCTCAATCCCTCCCCTGGGCAGTGGGACTGGGCCCACCTTGTGGAGACTCCAAGGTTTAAAGCTGGACCCAAGCTCTATAGATTTCTCTAATGTGTTCACGTTGTGTCACAGGAGTTCAGTTAAGAATCTGAAGGGggggccggccccgcggctcaacaggctaatcctccgccttgtggcgccggcacaccgggttctagtcccggtcggggcgccggattctgtcctggttgcccctcttccaggccacctctctgctgtggcccgggagggcagtggaggatggcccaaatgcttgggccctgcaccccatgggagaccaggagaagcacctggctcctgccttcggatcagcgcagtgtgccggctgcagtgcaccgccacggcagccattggagggtgaaccaacggcaaaaggaagacctttctctctctctctcacttgtccactctgtcaaaaaaaaaaaaaaaaaaaaaaaaaagaatctgaaggagggccggcactgtggtgcagcaggttaaagccctggtctgcaatgctggcatcccatgtgggcactggttcgagctgctccacttcccatccagctctctgctgtggcctcggaaagcagtggaagacggcccaagtgcccctacacccacatgggagacccagaagaagctcctggctcccagcttcggattggcacagctctggctggtgtggccatctgcagagtgaactagtggatggaagacctctctcttcctgcctctctgtaactctgcctttcaaagaaataggtaaataaataaataaatcttaaaatggatGCCGggttgagtcctcactgctccacttccaatccacctccctgctaatgtgcctgtgaaaagtagcaaaagatggtccaaatgcttgggctcctacatccatatgggaaatccggataaagctcttggcccctgattgacctagctccagccgttgcagccctttggagtgaaccagtgcatggaaaagctctttgtctctggctttcaaataaaaaaatattaaaagaatctGAAGGAACGCATGAGGCACAGCATGTGAAAGAACACTAGCACTCTCCCTCCACCAGCACGCGCTGTCACAGCCCACTCCATGTTTCTAAAGCTCCTGTTTACATAACAATAACTGTAGGTAAgagttgacaaatatttaaaaggttCTAGGACCACAACTTTTCTATTCTATTTGATTAAGAAAGCCAATGGGACATTTGCTccttacagagagggaggtacCTCGTCAGGGTCTGAACGGCACCTGCTGGGTAGCAGTCCAATCTTTTAAAGAACTGGTGgtctgggagccagcactgtggtgtggcaggctaagctgcctcttgccacaccaacatcccatactggagtgcttcaGTCAGCTTCTTgcaaaggcacctgggaaggcaggagaggatggccaagtatttgtgcctttgccacccatgtgggagaccaggatagagttctggctctccttttttttttttttgtggggggggggagggagggagagagaggggtcttccatctactggtttactccctagttggctgcaacagttggagctgagcagatcaggagcctcttctgggtctcccatacaggtgcaggggccctagggcttgggccattttctattgctttcccaggatacagcagagagctggatgggaagtggagcagctgggactcgaaccagcgcccacatgggatgccagcactgcagaccagggctttaacccgctgcaccacagtgccggccccacattctggctcttggctttggcctgtcctagccccagctgttaaggccatctgaggagtaaaccagcagatggagggtctcttgcttttcctctctgttgctctgactttcaaacaaaaataaattttgaggaaaaaaaaaacaccaaaaaacaagCTACTGGTTATTCCGGGATGGTGGCAGACAAATCTGCTTTCTAAATCTTATCCTGTCTGACGTGGACATGAAGCTAAGCACAGATAAAACATGTCTCACAACAGCCTTTCCAAACAGTGCGACACACACCCACCAAAGGGTAACAGAAATGCTGGGTGACCACCACAGCCACCCGTATTATTCATCCAGGCAAGGTGTGGGAAGCAGGGTGCAGCCACCCCTGGGGAGTAACTGAGTAACTCCCCTcgctggcccccagggccacTCAGCTCCCAGCAACTACAATCCAGCCCCATCACCCACCAGCCAGCAAGTCCAGTCCCTGGCCGGTGGCCCAGTGAGGCTCCGCATGCCAACTCCTGTGGCCACGGCCTCCACTGGCTCCTGGAATCCCAGCCTGAACCCTCCTGGAAGCTACGAGAAAGCACCAAGGATTAAGGTTTGCAGCTATTTTATTTACAAGTATACATTTAACACAATGAAATAAACACTGATATATTGAAGCCTAGTTAGTAGTGTAACAATATGTATCATTTTGATGattacattattttaaacaaCAAACTACACTGAAAAATTAATGCCGATAAAATTCTTGGTCATAATATTATTAagaaatacaatatataaattgaaaatatgattgcttaaaatttgaaaatggaaGTGAACTCATTTGGACAGAGTCAGAGTTTAACATAATCTGAAAGGAGGGGAAGCTCTGACCCAAATGATCTCTCTCAGgttaacagaagaaaaagaagcagagttTATCTTAAAGGATGACGGGCAGTTTGCTTCTTCAGGTAGAATGGATTCCCAGTGTCCTTGGGTTTTGCAGCGGCATCACATCACCGAGCACGAAGACTTTCCTTGTGAAGCCGCCCCATCAATTTTTTCTGCCTCCAAAATTATCCTTCTGAAAACATCAACAGCAGTCTAAAGCGGGAGAAAAAGAAACGGCGACAGCGTGAGGAAGGAACACTGCTGATGCTCTCCCAGGCTGAGAGGCGTGCTGCCTGCTGGACACTCCCGCAGGTGGACGCTATGGCTGGGAAGGCCACGCCCCCTGCACGCTGCAACCCAGCTCCTCCATCAGTCCCCGAACAGCCTACGGAGTCCTCACGCCCGACTGCTCCTTGCCCAGCGCCTGCCGGGTTTCAGAGTTCCGATCACTCCTGACTCTGACTTCCCCGGGGCTGCCTTCCCTGCAGCTCCTTCCCGAGGGAAGGGGTCACTGGCCTTCCATCCCCCTGGTGCCCTGGCACCTCCAGTAGGGAAGGCGCTCTTCCTGCGCTCACTGCGCCCTCAGACTTTTTTTTGTTCCCCAgagttatttatgtttttgaaaagcagagttgggggtggggtggggagagatccatcttccatgtgtttgttcacttgccaaatggctgaggctgggccaggccaaagccaggagccaggagccaggagcttcatctgggtctcctaagtgggtgcaggggcccagggacttgggccatcttctgctgctttcccaggcgctttagcagggagatggactggaagtgaactggcgcccatatgggatgccggcactgcaggcagcggctttaccggctatgccacagcgccgacccagCTTTGACTCTTTATGCCATGAGACCACCTCTATCACCTCCCACAGCACTTTATCCCCAGTCCTCCTGGGGCCATCACACGCCGTCTCCAACAGCACCTGAGCATAAATCCTGGTCATCTCCATCACAAGCCGCGCTCCCCCCGCTGGTGCCTCCGCTCTGCCCCACCTCAGCCTCTTGGTCCCATGGCCAAACTCTCCTAGTCTCTAGTCCTCCACAACAAGGGGCCCTCTCTTACACTGGAGGACAATGAGAGCTGTCAGTCCCTGTCCTCTAAAGGCCGTCATTGTGACTGTGGCCCCACGGGGCCTAGGTCTCGTCATTACAGAGCCACCTTCCTCCACGACTGCCCGCCATGCATCCCATCACGCCATCTCCCTAGCTCACTTCTTCTGATACCCTGAATTCTCACGTCTACAGGGACCTGACTTACTGACCCCATGACATCATCTGTGCCACTACCCCTTCGtgttttccctttccttcctggCTAATTAGACTGTACACCTGCTGCCAAGTCACTGTAACTCACTTCCTTCTTCACCAGCAGCGCACCTGCACAGGGCCGTGGTCACCCCGCTGGCCAGCCCTAGGAAACACACCACCAACTGCTCGCTTCACACTCTGACCAGGGACCCAGTGTGCAGCCTTGGCGTTGCCTGGCAACCCAACTACTTTTCTAGCTTTGTAGCTTTCCCAGAGGAAGGCGTCAGGCGCCTTCTCCCTCCATCCACCCCCTCAGCTGCTAACCTTGTTTCACACTTCCCGGAGACCTCTGTATGCTCTGCTCTCTAAACGGGCCCATCCGACACACTCTGCCTTCTGTCCTGGTGATGAATGAGGTGTCTGTACTCCCAATTAGTCTGCGGCCAGCCCCACAGCCCACCCCTCTTATCTAATTAAGGTCACTGGCTTAGAATCACCCGACTATCAGAAAGCACTGTATAGAGGAGAAAGGATGAGATTTGgtttagtttaaaaaatttagtcCTAGTTCTTGTTCCATGTAGTATAACTGTTGAaaacttatttcacttatttggaTCTTAATTTTTTCACTTCTAAATGAGGCAGTTCACTTTGATATTAAGAGTAGGCACccaataaatgtttgctttttttttcttttttgacaggcagagtggacagtgagagagagagacagagagaaaggtcttccttttgccgttggttcaccctccaatggccgccgcggtaggcgcgctgcggccggcgcaccgcgctgatccgatggcaggagccaggtgcttctcctggtctcccatggggtgcagggcccaagcacttgggccatcctccactgcactccctggccacagcagagagctggcctggaagaggggcaaccgggacaggatcggtgccccgaccgggactagaacccggtgtgccggcgccgcaaggcggaggattagcctagtgagccgcggcgccggccaaatgtttgcttttaatcaattaaaaaatagacATCTCTTACTACCTCCACTCTTGTTATCTAAATTCTACTTATCTATACTTGGGCAATGAAATGATATAGATAAATACCTTGCTAACTGGAACTTGGGAATTATACAGCTTTAACATCCCTTCACATCTGagcatagaaaaaaataaatttgactaTCCAGGGATATTCTGCATTGATGATAATTTACTAGATGCAAAAATTGtgctggtgccagtgctgtggcatagtgagtaaagacattgcctgcaatgccggcctcTCATTTGGGcgacagttcatgtcccagccgctTCAcgtcccattcagctccctgctaatgccctggggaaagcagtgggagatggaacAAATGTTTGGGGCCTGACACCcacaaggagacctggaagaagctgctggctctggcctggcccagtgctggccactgaggccatgtggggagtgaaccaggggatggaagtgctctctctctctctcttcctaactctgcacttcaaataaataagacttaaggaaaaaaaattaaaaacccaacCATTGTGCTGAGTATTATGGAGGATATAAAGGTAAATAGTATTGTCTCAGATCTCAGAGCACATTGAGGGAGCAAAGAGAGAGGAAACCACCACTCATGGCAGCTCTGGGTGAGTCAAGGGGTCAGGGAGCAAGGAGAAGCAGCAGTCTTCAAAGAGCCTTGCGGCCGGGGCTCCAACCCCAGGGACATGAGGCCCAGCAGGGACAAAGAGTGCCAGCTTCCTCTGGCCTCCATGCCTCCCGAGGCAGTGACTATCTACTCCTGCCCAATTAGAGCTTCCtcctaaaaatgaaaatcttctCATCTTATTCAAGGCTCAAACATGgtggaaatactttaaaaaactgtaaaacaggccagcgcagcggctcactaggctaatcctctgcctgcagtgccagcaccccgggttctagtcccggttggggcgctggatgctgtcccggttgctcctcttccagtccagctctctgctgtggcctgggaaggcagtggaggatggcccaggtccttgggtgctgcaccccatgggagaccaggaggaagtacctggttcctgattggcgcagcgcgccagccacaatgtgctggctgtggcggccacttggggggtgaaccaatggaaaaggaagacctttctctctgtctctctttctaactctgcctgtaaaacaaaaccaaacctgcAAAACAACACAACACGTCTTCCCAGCTGGTTTAGAGAAAGTGACTTTAAGCCAGAGAAGAAGGGGAGACGGTGTCTGGGAAGTGGCAGCAGCTGGTCTGCCTGGAGCACGGGGACGCAGGGAGAGAGGCGTGCACTGTACCCCACGCCGTGCCAAGGGCTGCGGCCCTGTTCCGTGGGCAGCGGGCAGTCCGCTGACACGTTCTGACTGAGGATGACATCCGGAGCTTCAGAGAGGGAAGGGCAGCAGAGACGCACCGGTGAGAAAACGGAGGTGGGGCATGAGCTCGGATGCCACAGGTCCTAGTGAATGAACATGGGCCTCGACTAAAGCCAGCGACGGCCCAGGCAAAAGCCGTTGTGGGAAGCTTCTGGAACAGGACTCACATCCTTCCTAGGCTATGCCTGTAAGGGAACGTCAGCAGTGACGCGCTCATTCATTTCTTATGCTAGCAGTGACAGGTCAGCTGCACTGCAGCCAGTTCTACCTTACACAGGAGAGGACAGAGTCACAGAATTGGCGCCACAGTGATTCACGGGAATTCTGGTTTCCTTTCTGTGTTAGCCTTTGATACAAAACAAAAAGAGGCTGACAAAAAGTAGTGTTTTCTTTACTGGTTATCCTAAAAATTCAAAAagcttcatagaaaatgtatgaTGAAAAAAGCAGGCATGGATCTctaacttttgcaccaaaataaattcactcttttaattccatttttccacaaactttccaaAGTGTCTTTGCATTCTAGGTTACACTGTAAGCAGAACACTGGCTGAATTTACTAAAACAATAGTATGTTTCTAAAGCAACCTATAACTTGGTACTAGAAACCGTGAAAGACtaaaaattaaacagaagttGTACGGACGAGATCAAGTGCTGACAGCAAGGAATGTATGACGCAAGCGATGAGGACACAGGTGAGATGTGTTGTAAAAAGCACGCACCTGATTTTCTTTAGCAGAAGATTCCAAAAAAGCTGCATTCCAAGATTCTGCCAAAGCTTTCCCTTCTTCATAACTGATCACCCTGAAGGAAAAAGGAAGTTGAAATAAAAGATATGCTCTTTATTATATCAAACGTTTCTAGCCAATATGAAACCGGCTCCACTTGGATGGATTTTTCCTCATGAAGCAGAGTGATGCTCTGCTCAGCACTGGCACCAAGAACACAAGACAGGGGCGTTCCCATGATGCCTGGCGGGGAACAGCACACACACCTCCAGCAGGTCTTCCAGTCTGCAGAACATGGCCGCGGTTCCCACGCTCATCTCTGTAACAACTGATTACCCCGAAGCTAGATTTTCAGCACCCAAGGACAAGAGAAATTCTGAAAGGGCTCACAGCGTCATTCTGTTACATATTTCCCACGACAGTGGCTTCCTCTCCGACATCATGGCCCACATGAGTGCTGTGTGTCTATAGTTTTGCCTTATGCAAGCTGGTAGTTACTTGAAGAACAATTTTCTATAAAGTCTGCGCTCTCCTCTCTAAAGGAATGTGAGATGTACACCACGGCCTTGCTTCTGCTGCGCACAACCACAGACTCTGCAGCCGACACGCATGGGCAGCTAAACGTGCTCTTGCCACCTCCATAGTTAAAAATGGCATTtctggccggcgtcgtggcttaacaggctaatcctccaccttgcggcgccggcacaccgggttctagtcccggtccgggcaccggattttgtcccggttgccccttttccaggccagctctctgttgtggccagggagtgcagtggaggatggcccaagtgcttgggccctgcacccgcatgggagaccgggagaagcacctggctcctggctttggatcagcaagatgcgccgtccgcagcggccattggagggtgaaccaacggcaaaaaggaagacctttctctctgtctctctctctctcactatccactctgcctgtcaaaaataaaataaataaataaataaataaaaacggcATTTCAGCGACTGAGTTACCCAGGACTTCGTTTTACTAATCAGCAGTGATTGAAAAGCCACAAACCTTTCCATGTGCAGGTCTTTCTTATTCCCAACCAGCATAATAGGTATTCTGTTTataagggaggaaaaaaatccaagataTAGTCAGTGCCAACGTTTACTGCTcacaaaatactattttaaaagagtttatttacaAAGGTAAAATCATACTACTTACTGCACTTTCCCCACCATGTCCAACAATTTGCCATGGATAACTTTAATCACTTCAAAActagaaaacaacaaaacaaagtatGAAATCAGACACCCATTTTAACGCTGAAAATCTCCAACTTACATTAAATGGGGAAAATACAAAATGTCATACCATTTTAAGATAAACTGAACACAAAGTAGTCTTAGTTTCTCCTACCAATCATTTCACACGTGCATATATTTGACACTCAGCCATCCTTACTGGtaatattcaaaatgaaatagATGAGACACTGAACAGTGGGGCTGACAAACCACATAAACACCAACTTTTATTCTCCCAACTCATCCAGCAAAGAACACACCATTTAACCGTAAAATTCTTTGTAGGACATCTTACTACTCAGCCctggtcttcttttctttctggatACACTCATTTTCTGGGGGATCCAACCTGTCTAGGTTCTGAATATAAGCAACATGCTCGGACTCCAAGTTGGAGATGGCTCGCCCCAGCAAGGCTGCATCCCTTACACTCAGGCCTGCATCCAACACATTTCAGCAGTAACTTGAAATCTGCCACTGATGGCTGGCAAATGGCCATGAACCATCCCCACGGGCGCCCAAGAAGACATCTGTGATAAGCAACTGCCAGACACCACTGGCTCTACTTTCAAAGCCTACCCAGAAATCTGGCTGCCTCTCATTCCTCCATTGTGGCTGCCCAGGTCTGAGCCTCCCCCATATTGACCTGCATCACTGCACCAGCTCCAGTCTTTCCCCTCCAGTCCCTGCTCGGCAACCAGAGGGAACTGCTTCAGGCACGGATCACGCCCTGCTCAACAGCTCTGCTGGACTCCTCTGCTCAGTCCTGTCTTGACTCCACTTCCCACCATTCTCCTCATCTACTTTTTCatagccttacccactacgccacagcccacAGCGATGGGCCCTCACATATCTATCTTTTAACTGTTTGTCTTCCACACCAGAAATGATTAAACTTCACAAAGGCAGGAATCTCCTTTGGGCACTGTTGGACCTCAAGCTTACTGAATGAATCACACACCATGTTATTTTACACTATGCATATTTGCTACTTTGATGGAAACTAAACTCATTCCCAAGTAGACAGGAGGTTGCATTACAAAGCTGTTTCCTTAGCAGGTGCTGCATTTGCCTACATTTTTTAGTGTGTCTGCATGGGAAGAGCCCGCCAACTAGTCATGTCAGAGGCAGCTGGAAGGCCAGGTCTATGTGGTGTGCAGTTTCGGTGTCAGTTCCCAGAATTCCCCATCCTCCTGGAAACCACACCTCATGTCAACTCCCTGAGAGAGGGTGGAC containing:
- the RHEB gene encoding GTP-binding protein Rheb; translation: MPQSKSRKIAILGYRSVGKSSLTIQFVEGQFVDSYDPTIENTFTKLITVNGQEYHLQLVDTAGQDEYSIFPQTYSIDINGYILVYSVTSIKSFEVIKVIHGKLLDMVGKVQIPIMLVGNKKDLHMERVISYEEGKALAESWNAAFLESSAKENQTAVDVFRRIILEAEKIDGAASQGKSSCSVM